The proteins below come from a single Agrococcus beijingensis genomic window:
- a CDS encoding ATP-dependent DNA helicase, whose protein sequence is MTDELPIQTLAEPRSFSAIELAALLDEAAGRAPLPPTEEQERVIEAPFSPTLVVAGAGSGKTHTMAQRVLWLVANGHAAPDQVLGLTFTRKAARELAERLEVQLELLAKAGLVDEELVRTRKPVVQTYNSFAGSLFKEWALLIGRDPDSEVLTDPAALLLALRVARGSDDVRLAEIGSAAQVAERVLQLAGELGDHRVSTARLRRSGIPAAFAALTDLPPEADAKALTKAKRDDLADDGRRVGALDALADLVDAFEAQKRSLGVLQFSDQVRLALDAIDAHPAAVDELRERHRFVLLDEFQDTSVLQLQLLGRLFRQTPVMAVGDPNQAIYGFRGASAGTLALFPEHFGQTTAMTLSISWRNDVEVLRIADAIARGLPPQPGVPVERLHPRCEAGPGDVSVRHLPTLEDEAHELAAWLRGHGAGTGTGDVTAALLVRTHQQGIELADGLRSLGIDVIRWGGGGLLQESAAVDLVAALRVLGRPEEGSSLVRLLAGSRWRVGVADLMALQRQARRLAGAGLTDEQRARDRSAVVAEASSSIVDALDALVDADGLEGATDAGFARLREAAVLLRGLRRRAGMPLPEYVRHVEQALRLDIEVGASAHRHHAVLDAFAREAHAFAAADQRGTLDAFLAYLDALDADRGPDAPQPEPAPGAVHVLTMHAAKGLEWDVVALPRLAQSRNDPSTRGWLDWGKVPYELRGDRSLLAELQWRQPTSHAYIAERDAYREQLAAFDESERDRLAYVAVTRARRALWLSGAQWYGTGPTPAKPTRLLELAAEATGAGLLPPATKLDGNPRAGTAASTVWPADPLGTRRPAVERAAAAVEAADSAAATPWDDAIALLLADRRATPLALPSRIAASGFKDWAADPVAVARQIARPMPQQPFAATRLGTLFHSWVERRGSAVSLGDAVDDEPLDQELVGIDAERLERLKRTFAASPYGDREPAETEIEIHLPLAGTTVVCKIDAVYRDGDRATVVDWKTGRLPSGDADLEARQLQLALYRAAYALHARLDPELVDAELYFVEHDKVVRPDRIESLAELEARWLAAQQAVAEASAVG, encoded by the coding sequence ATGACCGACGAGCTGCCCATCCAGACCCTCGCCGAGCCCCGCTCGTTCAGCGCGATCGAGCTGGCGGCGCTGCTCGACGAGGCCGCCGGCCGCGCCCCGCTGCCGCCCACGGAGGAGCAGGAGCGCGTGATCGAGGCGCCCTTCTCGCCCACGCTGGTCGTCGCGGGCGCCGGCAGCGGCAAGACGCACACGATGGCGCAGCGCGTGCTGTGGCTGGTCGCCAACGGCCACGCCGCGCCCGACCAGGTGCTCGGCCTCACCTTCACCCGCAAGGCGGCCCGCGAGCTCGCCGAGCGACTCGAGGTGCAGCTCGAGCTGCTCGCGAAGGCCGGGCTGGTCGACGAGGAGCTGGTGCGCACGCGCAAGCCCGTCGTGCAGACCTACAACTCGTTCGCCGGCTCGCTGTTCAAGGAGTGGGCGCTGCTCATCGGGCGCGACCCCGACTCCGAGGTGCTCACCGATCCCGCCGCACTGCTGCTCGCGCTGCGCGTCGCCCGCGGGTCCGACGACGTGCGGCTCGCCGAGATCGGCTCGGCCGCGCAGGTCGCCGAGCGGGTGCTGCAGCTCGCTGGCGAGCTCGGCGACCACCGCGTCTCGACCGCGCGGCTGCGCCGCAGCGGCATCCCCGCGGCCTTCGCGGCCCTCACCGACCTGCCGCCCGAGGCCGACGCGAAGGCGCTGACCAAGGCGAAGCGCGACGACCTGGCCGACGACGGCCGCCGCGTGGGCGCGCTCGACGCGCTCGCCGACCTCGTCGACGCCTTCGAGGCGCAGAAGCGCAGCCTCGGCGTGCTGCAGTTCAGCGACCAGGTGCGGCTCGCGCTCGACGCGATCGACGCGCACCCCGCCGCCGTCGACGAGCTGCGGGAGCGCCACCGCTTCGTGCTGCTCGACGAGTTCCAGGACACCTCCGTGCTGCAGCTGCAGCTGCTGGGGCGGCTCTTCCGCCAGACGCCGGTGATGGCGGTGGGCGATCCGAACCAGGCGATCTACGGCTTCCGCGGCGCGAGCGCCGGCACGCTCGCGCTCTTCCCCGAGCACTTCGGGCAGACCACCGCGATGACGCTCTCGATCAGCTGGCGCAACGACGTCGAGGTGCTGCGCATCGCCGACGCCATCGCCCGTGGCCTGCCGCCGCAGCCCGGCGTGCCGGTCGAGCGGCTGCACCCGCGGTGCGAGGCGGGCCCGGGCGACGTCAGCGTGCGGCACCTGCCCACCCTCGAGGACGAGGCGCACGAGCTCGCCGCCTGGCTGCGCGGCCACGGCGCGGGCACCGGCACCGGCGACGTCACCGCCGCGCTGCTCGTGCGCACGCACCAGCAGGGCATCGAGCTGGCCGACGGCCTGCGCTCGCTCGGCATCGACGTGATCCGCTGGGGCGGCGGGGGCCTGCTGCAGGAGTCCGCCGCCGTCGACCTGGTCGCGGCGCTGCGCGTGCTCGGCAGGCCCGAGGAGGGCTCGAGCCTCGTGCGCCTGCTCGCCGGCAGCCGGTGGCGCGTCGGCGTCGCCGACCTGATGGCGCTCCAGCGCCAAGCGCGCCGGCTCGCCGGCGCCGGGCTCACCGACGAGCAGCGCGCGCGTGACCGCAGCGCGGTCGTCGCAGAGGCGAGCTCGTCGATCGTCGACGCGCTCGACGCGCTGGTCGACGCCGACGGGCTCGAGGGCGCGACGGATGCGGGCTTCGCACGGCTCCGCGAGGCGGCGGTGCTGCTGCGCGGCCTTCGCCGCCGCGCAGGCATGCCGCTGCCCGAGTACGTGCGACACGTCGAGCAGGCGCTGCGGCTCGACATCGAGGTGGGCGCGAGCGCGCACCGGCACCACGCGGTGCTCGACGCCTTCGCGCGCGAGGCGCACGCCTTCGCCGCCGCCGACCAGCGCGGCACGCTCGACGCCTTCCTCGCCTACCTCGACGCGCTCGACGCCGATCGCGGCCCCGACGCCCCGCAGCCCGAGCCGGCGCCTGGCGCGGTGCACGTGTTGACCATGCACGCTGCCAAGGGCCTGGAGTGGGATGTCGTGGCGCTGCCCAGGCTCGCCCAGTCGCGCAACGACCCGAGCACGCGCGGCTGGCTCGACTGGGGCAAGGTGCCCTACGAGCTGCGCGGCGACCGCAGCCTGCTCGCCGAGCTGCAGTGGCGCCAGCCGACGTCGCACGCCTACATCGCGGAGCGCGACGCCTACCGCGAGCAGCTGGCGGCCTTCGACGAGAGCGAGCGCGACCGGCTCGCCTACGTCGCGGTCACGCGCGCCCGTCGCGCGCTGTGGCTCTCGGGCGCGCAGTGGTACGGCACCGGCCCGACGCCCGCGAAGCCGACCCGGCTGCTCGAGCTCGCCGCCGAGGCGACGGGCGCCGGCCTGCTGCCGCCGGCGACCAAGCTCGACGGCAACCCGCGTGCGGGCACCGCGGCGAGCACCGTCTGGCCGGCCGACCCGCTCGGCACGCGTCGCCCGGCGGTGGAGCGCGCCGCCGCCGCCGTCGAGGCCGCAGACTCGGCAGCGGCGACGCCGTGGGACGACGCCATCGCGCTGCTGCTGGCCGACCGCAGGGCCACGCCGCTCGCCCTCCCGAGCCGCATCGCCGCATCCGGCTTCAAGGACTGGGCGGCCGACCCCGTCGCGGTCGCCCGCCAGATCGCCCGCCCGATGCCGCAGCAGCCGTTCGCCGCCACCCGGCTCGGCACCCTCTTCCACAGCTGGGTCGAGCGCCGCGGCAGCGCGGTCAGCCTCGGCGACGCCGTCGACGACGAGCCGCTCGACCAGGAGCTGGTGGGCATCGACGCCGAGCGGCTCGAGCGGCTGAAGCGCACCTTCGCCGCGTCGCCCTACGGCGACCGCGAGCCGGCCGAGACCGAGATCGAGATCCACCTGCCGCTCGCCGGCACGACGGTGGTGTGCAAGATCGACGCCGTCTACCGCGACGGCGACCGGGCGACGGTCGTCGACTGGAAGACCGGACGGCTGCCGAGCGGCGACGCCGACCTCGAGGCGCGGCAGCTGCAGCTCGCGCTGTACCGCGCCGCCTACGCGCTGCACGCCCGGCTCGACCCTGAGCTGGTCGACGCGGAGCTGTACTTCGTCGAGCACGACAAGGTGGTCAGGCCCGATCGCATCGAGTCGCTCGCCGAGCTCGAGGCGCGCTGGCTCGCGGCGCAGCAGGCGGTGGCCGAGGCCTCAGCGGTCGGCTGA
- a CDS encoding phosphotransferase, translating to MSTNPFTLSALATTAVPGLDVVGATEDGSDEHRSVVAARLSDGETVQVVLPRSVAALRTAKDHATALSALTLGIRSRLPFDVPTLLGSVEAGRSTLFVLSRLGGSPMRLADISPARPGLPASVGEAIAAIHELPTSVAADAGLPTATAGSLRRSLLDSFDRAATTGHVPAPLLERWELALNDDRLWQFKPTLVHGDLQAQAFRVEGAKVAGIDGWHALSVGDPARDLAFLLGSSEFGSVDRAFQAHAAARGIGDRHVRQRAMLHAELDIARWLLHGVDKGDAMIVDDAKGMLAGLIARVDRDPGAAIAPQALETMDLTGVQEYLDESSPSGTTAEVQAERGSADR from the coding sequence ATGAGCACGAACCCCTTCACTCTATCCGCGCTCGCCACCACCGCCGTGCCCGGCCTGGACGTCGTCGGCGCGACGGAGGACGGCTCGGACGAGCACCGCTCGGTCGTGGCGGCGCGGCTCTCCGACGGCGAGACGGTGCAGGTCGTGCTCCCCCGCTCCGTCGCGGCGCTGCGCACGGCCAAGGATCACGCGACGGCCCTGTCGGCGCTGACCCTCGGCATCCGCTCGCGCCTGCCGTTCGACGTGCCCACCCTGCTCGGCTCGGTCGAGGCCGGCAGGTCGACGCTGTTCGTGCTGTCGAGGCTGGGCGGCTCGCCGATGCGGCTGGCCGACATCTCCCCCGCTCGACCGGGGCTCCCGGCGAGCGTCGGCGAGGCGATCGCGGCCATCCATGAGCTGCCGACCTCGGTGGCCGCCGACGCCGGTCTGCCGACGGCGACCGCCGGCTCGCTGCGCCGGTCGCTGCTCGACTCCTTCGACCGCGCCGCCACGACCGGCCACGTGCCCGCGCCGCTGCTGGAGCGCTGGGAGCTCGCGCTCAACGACGACCGGCTGTGGCAGTTCAAGCCGACGCTCGTGCACGGCGATCTGCAGGCGCAGGCGTTCCGCGTCGAGGGCGCGAAGGTCGCCGGCATCGACGGCTGGCACGCGCTGTCGGTCGGCGATCCCGCCCGCGATCTCGCGTTCCTGCTCGGCTCGAGCGAGTTCGGCAGCGTCGATCGCGCGTTCCAGGCGCACGCCGCGGCACGCGGCATCGGCGACCGGCACGTGCGCCAGCGGGCGATGCTGCACGCGGAGCTCGACATCGCGCGCTGGCTGCTGCACGGCGTCGACAAGGGCGACGCGATGATCGTCGACGACGCGAAGGGCATGCTCGCCGGGCTGATCGCACGCGTCGACCGCGACCCCGGTGCGGCGATCGCGCCGCAGGCGCTCGAGACCATGGACCTCACCGGCGTGCAGGAGTACCTCGACGAGTCGTCGCCGTCCGGCACGACCGCCGAGGTGCAGGCGGAGCGGGGCTCAGCCGACCGCTGA